The Methanocella arvoryzae MRE50 genome includes a region encoding these proteins:
- a CDS encoding glucose 1-dehydrogenase has translation MKAAAITPGKKDSLRVIDVDRPRPGAGEVLVRMLEAGVCGTDEELNLGIIGEAPAGSDYLIIGHENLGVVEEAGKDVRAFRKGDLVVATVRRSCPGMCFACRTGQPDMCDSDDYLERGIKGMHGYMAEYYTERPENLIPVPQSLRKVAVLLEPLSIVEKGIEQAFKIQERMIWRPRRALVAGAGPIGLLAALILRDVGLEVSTFATRSRESLKARIAEAAGIEYFNVKETPIEQIAELQGPLDMIVEATGSSEIAFKAIGLTDSNGIVCLTGLSPEQRTHSVCTDCVNQDLVMHNKAVFGTVSSNRVHFERGIDRLTSIERRWPGLLERMFSRRVRLENVKEGLKGDKEDVKVLVEIGA, from the coding sequence ATGAAAGCGGCAGCCATCACACCCGGCAAGAAGGACAGCCTCAGGGTCATCGACGTCGATCGGCCCCGGCCCGGGGCTGGCGAAGTTTTAGTGAGGATGCTGGAGGCCGGCGTCTGCGGCACTGACGAGGAGCTCAACCTGGGCATCATCGGGGAGGCGCCTGCCGGCAGCGATTACCTGATCATAGGCCACGAGAACCTCGGAGTCGTGGAAGAGGCGGGCAAGGACGTCAGGGCTTTTCGGAAAGGCGATCTGGTCGTGGCCACCGTCCGCCGGTCGTGCCCGGGGATGTGCTTCGCGTGCAGGACGGGACAGCCAGACATGTGCGACTCAGACGACTACCTCGAGCGGGGGATCAAGGGCATGCACGGGTATATGGCTGAATACTACACCGAGCGCCCGGAAAACCTGATCCCAGTCCCGCAGTCCCTGCGGAAGGTCGCAGTGCTGCTGGAGCCCCTGAGCATTGTGGAGAAGGGCATCGAGCAGGCGTTCAAGATCCAGGAACGCATGATCTGGCGTCCCCGGAGGGCGCTGGTCGCGGGCGCAGGCCCCATCGGGCTGCTGGCTGCGCTTATTTTGAGAGACGTCGGGCTGGAGGTGAGCACCTTCGCCACCCGGAGCCGGGAGAGCCTGAAGGCCCGGATAGCTGAAGCAGCCGGCATCGAGTATTTTAACGTGAAGGAGACCCCGATCGAGCAAATCGCCGAACTGCAGGGGCCCTTAGACATGATCGTGGAGGCGACGGGCTCCAGCGAGATCGCGTTCAAGGCGATAGGCCTCACTGACAGCAACGGGATCGTCTGCCTGACCGGCTTATCCCCGGAGCAGCGGACACATTCGGTGTGCACCGACTGCGTAAACCAGGATCTCGTAATGCACAACAAGGCAGTCTTCGGCACGGTGAGCAGCAACCGGGTCCACTTCGAGCGGGGCATCGACCGGCTGACATCGATAGAGCGCCGGTGGCCCGGCCTGCTGGAGCGGATGTTCAGCCGCAGGGTCCGCCTGGAGAACGTGAAAGAAGGCCTGAAAGGGGATAAGGAAGACGTTAAAGTCCTGGTGGAAATCGGCGCATGA